The following proteins are co-located in the Fischerella sp. PCC 9605 genome:
- a CDS encoding dihydroorotase, which produces MTSELLQQVRVIDPVSGTDQIADVLIGEGYIRSIASSISDVPQDTHIRDGHGLVLGTGLVDLYSHSSEPGFEERETLSSLLQAAAAGGFTRISILPDTSPPIDNPAVVSQLLKRGGELGWRGVGEKTSPHLNIWGAITLDVAGKQMTEFADLAAAGVVGFADGQPLENMALVRRVLEYLQPLGKPIALWCCDRQLMANGVMREGPDSIRFGLPGNPVASETSAISAFIELVAATGTPVHFMRVSTARSVELIASAKAQGLPITASTTWMHLLLDTQVIKSYNTSLRLEPPLGNPDDLLALREAVRTGIVDAIAIDHTPYTYEEKTVAFAEAPPGAIGLELALPLLWQYLVETGEFTALQLWQALSSRPAECLKQSMSAIAPSQKAELTLFDPQQSWKVDRSNLHTLSQNTPWFGQQLTGQVVQIWC; this is translated from the coding sequence ATGACAAGTGAATTATTACAACAAGTACGGGTTATCGACCCGGTTTCTGGAACTGACCAAATAGCGGATGTGCTGATTGGTGAAGGCTACATTCGGTCAATTGCCAGTAGCATTTCGGATGTGCCACAGGACACTCACATCCGAGATGGTCACGGATTAGTGTTGGGAACGGGGTTAGTGGATTTATATAGCCACTCCAGTGAACCGGGGTTTGAAGAACGGGAAACCCTCTCGTCTTTATTACAAGCTGCTGCTGCTGGCGGCTTTACAAGAATCAGCATTTTACCGGACACATCCCCACCCATTGATAATCCCGCTGTGGTGTCGCAGTTGTTGAAGCGAGGTGGAGAGTTGGGGTGGCGGGGAGTTGGGGAGAAAACCTCACCCCATCTCAACATCTGGGGTGCTATCACCCTCGATGTTGCTGGTAAGCAAATGACGGAATTTGCAGATTTAGCAGCGGCAGGAGTAGTTGGCTTTGCTGATGGTCAGCCCTTGGAAAATATGGCACTGGTACGGCGAGTGTTGGAATATCTCCAACCTTTGGGTAAGCCCATAGCGCTGTGGTGCTGCGATCGCCAGTTGATGGCGAATGGAGTCATGCGCGAAGGCCCAGACTCAATCCGCTTTGGTTTACCAGGAAATCCTGTGGCTTCGGAAACCTCTGCTATCTCCGCTTTCATAGAATTGGTTGCTGCTACGGGTACGCCAGTACATTTTATGCGCGTCTCTACCGCCCGTAGTGTGGAACTAATAGCATCAGCAAAAGCTCAAGGTTTGCCCATCACCGCCAGCACTACCTGGATGCATCTTTTGCTCGATACGCAAGTGATTAAAAGCTATAATACCAGCTTGCGTTTAGAACCGCCTTTAGGTAATCCTGATGATTTGTTAGCGTTGCGGGAGGCAGTACGCACAGGTATTGTAGATGCGATCGCCATTGACCACACGCCCTATACTTACGAAGAAAAAACAGTGGCATTTGCCGAAGCACCGCCGGGGGCGATCGGTTTAGAATTAGCGTTGCCCTTGTTGTGGCAGTATTTGGTAGAAACTGGTGAATTCACAGCTTTACAATTGTGGCAGGCGTTGAGTAGTCGTCCAGCAGAGTGTTTAAAACAAAGTATGAGTGCGATCGCACCTAGTCAAAAAGCTGAACTAACTCTATTTGACCCCCAGCAAAGCTGGAAAGTTGATCGGTCAAATCTCCATACACTCTCACAGAATACACCTTGGTTTGGACAACAACTAACAGGTCAAGTAGTGCAAATTTGGTGTTAA